CGCGCTGGCGCTGGTGATCGAGGCGATCCGCCTCAAGAGCGACCGCGATGATGGCGGCGAGCAGGCTTCAGCTTCTTGACCGTAGCGAGTAAGCGATCTCGGAAGAACTCACTGGCTTACGCTGCCAACCCTGTGCAGCATAAAACCGGTCTGCCCTCGTGTTGGCGCCAGTGCTCAGGTGGACACGATCATGGCCAAGCTCGAACAGCCAGTCGACGGCTTGCTCGAGCAATGATTTGCCGAGTCCCCGTCCCTCATGACCCGGGCTTACGAAGAGTGCCGAGATGGATGCGTTGACCTTGTCCGCGTAGCAAAAAGCGACGATTTCCCCCCCGCTTTCGGCAACCCACCCGCGCCCCGACTTTTCCAGGAAGTCCTCGTACATCGCTGCGGTGATGCGACCCGGATCGGACAGGACGTTTTCCGTCACGGACAGCCGTATCCGGGACATTTCGGGAATGTCGGCGCTGGTGGCTTGCCTGAGCAATAGGAGATGTCCGTTCATGCGCGAACCCGGATGGAAACCGATGAGTATAGTGACGCATCGAGCGCCCTGTCTGCACGAAAAAGAAAAAAGCGCGAAAATGTGTGATTACACCTCCATTTGCCGTTTCAGGCATCTATCACAATGTCCAATGCAGCTTCTCCTGCCCTGCCCCGCGGCAGCGGCATCAATCCCGCGCCACTTGGCCTTGCAGTCATACTGATCGCCCTCGGCGCCTTGTATCTTGCACAAGCCGTCAGCGCGAGCCAGGCCGCGCTCTACGTGGTCGGCGCCCTGCTCGGCCTCGCGCTGTACCACGCCGCCTTCGGCTTCACGTCCTCGTGGCGCGTGTTCATCGCCGACGGCCGCGGCGCCGGCCTGCGCGCCCAGATGATCATGCTCGCCATCGGCGTGGCCCTGTTCTTCCCGGCGCTGGCCGCCGGCACCCTGTTCGGCGCGCCGGTCAAGGGCCTGGTGTCGCCGGCCGGCACCTCCGTCATCGTCGGCGCCTTCATGTTCGGCATCGGCATGCAGCTCGGCGGCGGCTGCGCCTCCGGCACCCTGTACACGGTCGGCGGCGGCAGCACGCGCATGATCGTGACGCTGATCGCCTTCATCGTCGGTTCCGTCATCGGCACCGCGCACATGCCCTTCTGGACTTCGCTGCCGCAACTGAAGCCGATCTCGCTGGTCACCACGCTGGGCCTGGCGCCAGCGCTGCTGCTCAACTGGCTGGTGTTCGCGCTGATTGCCGCCATCACGGTGGTGGTCGAAAAGCGCCGCCACGGCCGCCTGGTCGCGCCGGACCTGCCGGCGAACCGCGCCGCCACCTGGCTGCACGGTCCATGGCCGCTGGTGGCCGGCGCCATCGCGCTGGTGCTGCTCAACTTCGCCACGCTCGCGCTGTCGGGCCGTCCGTGGGGCGTGACCTCGGCGTTCGCGCTGTGGGGCGCCAAGGCCGCCTCCCTGGTCGGCTTCGACCCGGCCAGCTGGACCTACTGGTCGAGCAAGGCCAACGCCGCCGCGCTGGCCGCGCCGATCTCGAAGGACGTGACCTCGGTGATGGACATCGGCATCGTGCTCGGCGCGATGGCGGCGGCGGCGCTGGCCGGCCGCTATTCGCCGGTGTGGAAGCTGCCGCTGCGCTCCCTGATCGCGGCCGTCGTCGGCGGCCTGCTGCTCGGCTACGGCGCGCGCCTGGCCTACGGCTGCAATATCGGCGCCTACTTCAGCGGCATCATCTCCGGCAGCCTGCACGGCTGGCTGTGGCTGGTCGCCGCCTTCACCGGCAATGTGTTCGGCACGCGCCTGCGCCCGCTGTTCGGGCTCGAGGTCGAGCGGATCAAGCAGACCGGCTGCTGAAGCGGCGATCTACTTCAGCACCGCCTCCGCATCGACGATGTCCACGCCCTGCAGCTGGCCCAGCCAGGCATCGAACCAGGGCTTGTGCGAAGCGCCGACGATGGACAGCACGCGCGCGGCCGGACGTTCGCGGAAGGTCTCGCGGATGTTGGCGACCATGCGCAGGTTGCGCACTTCCCAGCCGCCGACGAACATGCGCGGATAGCCTTCCGGCGACTGGGCGCGCAGGGACGGGACCACATTGACTTCGGCCAGCACCCGCAGGGTGTTCGGGTCGTTGACGGCGCGGTACAGCGGCAGCAGGTCGGACGCCTGCTTCAGCGGCTCCTCGCGTTTCTGGAGCGCGTCCAGTTCCGCGCGGCCCGTGGCCCAGGCGGCTTCGAGCGCCCTGGCGTAGGCCTTGACGTCCGGGACGTCGATGTTGTCGCCGGTATGGTTGTCGACCGGGTAGACCCGCTCCAGGCCCAACCGGGCGGCCAGGCGCGCGGCCAGCTGGATGCTTTCGTTGTTGCGCGTGCCGAGCTTGCCGAGCTGCTCGACCAGCGCGGCATCCAGGCCATCGCCGGCGCGGCGCTCGGCCTCGGGCAGGCGCAGCCACTGCACATAGCCGGACGCCGGTTCGTGCGCGGCCAGGAACAGCGCGGCCAGGTGCCGCCGCTGGGCCGGCGCCGGCTGCGCGGGCCAGGTCTTGAGGGTTTTATGGATCTCGGCCAGCGCGGCCGGGATCTCCAGCCCGGTCGCCTTTCGCGCCGCGTCGGGCGCGTCGCAATAGTCGGCGCCGTACTTCGCGGGATGGCGCAGCGCGAGATCGCAGTCCTCGCCGGGCTCGTCCTCGATGGTGACGATCTCGGGCTTGAACGCCGCGAGCCGGTCCAGCACCGGGTCCAGCGCCGCGGGCTTGAAACTCTTCGGCATCTCGCGCAAGTGCACGGTGCCCAGCACCAGCACCTGCGCGCGCGGCCCGGCCATGTCGCGGTCGAGCGTCGTCAGGTCGATCCGCGCTGGCGCCTGCGCCTGCACCACCAGCGGCAATGCCGCGATCGATCCCCAGGTCCACTTCGTCCATGTTCCCATCCGGTTCTCCCTTGGCATTGATTGTCATGTAGCTGGACAATGTAGAAAAATGCGCGAGCGGACTCAAGCCCGATGTGAACAGAGTGTTATTTTCACGGCTTGAAGTGCCGAAAAGCCGGACAGGCGGGAGGGTGGAGATGAGGTGGTGGACGAGATGGCGGATGGGCGCCGTATGCGCCGACTACAAGGCCTTGCTGGACCGGTTCCTCGACGGCGCGATGCCGACGGCGACGTTCCGGACCTTGTATTTCAAGCGGTTCAAGGAAGAGACCCGCTACATGAGCAGCGACTTGTTCGAGGTGCTGGACGGGCTCTTTGCCGATCTCGATGGGTTGACCGACGACCCGGAACTGCTTGCCGCGAAGCCGGATTATTTCATCGACGAGGCCCGGCTGCGCGCGCGGGTCCAGGCGGCATCGCGCCGCCTGGCCTCCTTTACCGCTTAGCGGCTGCGCGCCTCAATCCAGCGCAATCAGCGCCACCGGCGCGCGCAGCTCGAACTGCACCTTGCCTTTCGCAACCATGGCGCTCTTGCCGGTGTACCAGTCACGCACGGTCTGGCCGTCCGAGAACACGCCCGCCACCGGGATCGCCACCGTGCGGTCCTGCGGCAGGCCGATCGCCACCACCACGCGGTCGCTCACGCCGCCCTTGTCATAGGTGCGCTTGAAAACGTAGGGGCTCGATTGCAGCATCTGGTGCATGCCCGCGCCGACCGCCGGATGCGCGTGGCGGAAGCGGGCCAGGCGGGCCCAGTGCTCGCGCACCTCGGCCACGCCGAACAGGCCGACGCGGGTGTTGTTCTTCAGCTGGTCCCAGTTCATGAAGGAGCGCAGGTTGGCGTCGCCTTCCGCACCGTCGATCTTCAGCACGCGCGCGGTCTCGTCGCCGTAGTAGATCTGGGCCTGGCCAGGCGCCAGCAGCAGTTTGTTCGCCGCTTCCATCGGGTGCTCGCGCAGCGCGTCGAAGGGATGGCCGTCGTCGTGCGAGTCCAGGTAGTTCAGCACCGAGTAGCCCTTCAGCGGGCCGTTCAGCGCCGCCGAATAGCTTGAAAACAGCTGTTCGTAGTCCTGGCGCGCATCGCCCGCCATGCTGAAGTTGATCATGCTGTCGAAGCCGTTGTCGTAATAATCGACCTTCGCGCCGCCGTCATAGGTGAACTCGCGGCCGGCCTTGACCGAGTAGCCGTAGGTCTCGGCCGTCATGAAGAACGGCAGGTTGCCGATCCTGGCCACCGCCTGCTTGCCGGCCGGGGTGCGCTTCCAGTCCTCGTAGGCGCTGCTGGCGACCTTCTTGAGGTCCTTCCACACGCCCGGTTCGGTGTGCTTGACGGTGTCGGCGCGGAAGCCGTCGAAGCCGTACTTGCGCACCCAGTCGGCGTGCCATTTCATCAGGTAGTAACGCGGCGCACGCGGGTAGCCGGTGCGCTTGAAGAAGTCGTTCAGCTCGGCCATCTCGCGCTCGTAGCGCCCTTCCTTCTTCCACTTCGCCGCCACCGCCGGCGGCACCTCGACCTTCTCGTTGCTGTCGGTGCGGAAGTCCGGC
This window of the Massilia sp. WG5 genome carries:
- a CDS encoding colicin immunity domain-containing protein, with amino-acid sequence MGAVCADYKALLDRFLDGAMPTATFRTLYFKRFKEETRYMSSDLFEVLDGLFADLDGLTDDPELLAAKPDYFIDEARLRARVQAASRRLASFTA
- a CDS encoding GNAT family N-acetyltransferase; this translates as MNGHLLLLRQATSADIPEMSRIRLSVTENVLSDPGRITAAMYEDFLEKSGRGWVAESGGEIVAFCYADKVNASISALFVSPGHEGRGLGKSLLEQAVDWLFELGHDRVHLSTGANTRADRFYAAQGWQRKPVSSSEIAYSLRSRS
- a CDS encoding DUF5694 domain-containing protein; the encoded protein is MGTWTKWTWGSIAALPLVVQAQAPARIDLTTLDRDMAGPRAQVLVLGTVHLREMPKSFKPAALDPVLDRLAAFKPEIVTIEDEPGEDCDLALRHPAKYGADYCDAPDAARKATGLEIPAALAEIHKTLKTWPAQPAPAQRRHLAALFLAAHEPASGYVQWLRLPEAERRAGDGLDAALVEQLGKLGTRNNESIQLAARLAARLGLERVYPVDNHTGDNIDVPDVKAYARALEAAWATGRAELDALQKREEPLKQASDLLPLYRAVNDPNTLRVLAEVNVVPSLRAQSPEGYPRMFVGGWEVRNLRMVANIRETFRERPAARVLSIVGASHKPWFDAWLGQLQGVDIVDAEAVLK
- a CDS encoding YeeE/YedE family protein, with product MSNAASPALPRGSGINPAPLGLAVILIALGALYLAQAVSASQAALYVVGALLGLALYHAAFGFTSSWRVFIADGRGAGLRAQMIMLAIGVALFFPALAAGTLFGAPVKGLVSPAGTSVIVGAFMFGIGMQLGGGCASGTLYTVGGGSTRMIVTLIAFIVGSVIGTAHMPFWTSLPQLKPISLVTTLGLAPALLLNWLVFALIAAITVVVEKRRHGRLVAPDLPANRAATWLHGPWPLVAGAIALVLLNFATLALSGRPWGVTSAFALWGAKAASLVGFDPASWTYWSSKANAAALAAPISKDVTSVMDIGIVLGAMAAAALAGRYSPVWKLPLRSLIAAVVGGLLLGYGARLAYGCNIGAYFSGIISGSLHGWLWLVAAFTGNVFGTRLRPLFGLEVERIKQTGC
- a CDS encoding alpha-amylase family glycosyl hydrolase, translated to MKLSALAVSLMLAFGAASAASAAPDLSPVKGKPFTWENATVYFLLTDRFNNGNPANDHAYGRKDDAATARGFMGGDLAGVTQKIKEGYFDDLGVDAIWITPPVEQIHGSTDEGTGKSYGFHGYWARDFTSIDANLGTEKDMHELVDAAHARGIRVLLDVVMNHTGPVTAEDPVWPAEWVRTEPACNFKDFKGTVSCTLVKNLPDFRTDSNEKVEVPPAVAAKWKKEGRYEREMAELNDFFKRTGYPRAPRYYLMKWHADWVRKYGFDGFRADTVKHTEPGVWKDLKKVASSAYEDWKRTPAGKQAVARIGNLPFFMTAETYGYSVKAGREFTYDGGAKVDYYDNGFDSMINFSMAGDARQDYEQLFSSYSAALNGPLKGYSVLNYLDSHDDGHPFDALREHPMEAANKLLLAPGQAQIYYGDETARVLKIDGAEGDANLRSFMNWDQLKNNTRVGLFGVAEVREHWARLARFRHAHPAVGAGMHQMLQSSPYVFKRTYDKGGVSDRVVVAIGLPQDRTVAIPVAGVFSDGQTVRDWYTGKSAMVAKGKVQFELRAPVALIALD